A window of the Cherax quadricarinatus isolate ZL_2023a chromosome 23, ASM3850222v1, whole genome shotgun sequence genome harbors these coding sequences:
- the mip40 gene encoding protein lin-37 homolog, giving the protein MTSSGIRIKLERDESSGEVDAARGRFDAALQGLLQKDEESDSENESDSESKSKVFTKIGLASTRGSRPPRKRRRKEIDLRDSGFHHTFVMRMFDRSVDLAQFDETSPLYPICRAWMINQPHNSSLNVKQEPSSPSTEMFNSTDATHDGGDFVSEILSDGPPNAALSNKMPPPEPRPINMLQRDPRIPDTLPHPPNRLNVINECENTPTGLLLTEHLKRWRQIRNLWRNSAKINDQRYQGSYTILKAMFDRAHEG; this is encoded by the exons ATGACATCTTCCGGCATCCGAATTAAATTAGAAAGGGATGAAAGTA GTGGTGAGGTCGATGCAGCACGCGGTAGATTTGATGCAGCTCTTCAAGGCCTACTTCAGAAGGATGAGGAATCTGATTCTGAAAATGAATCTGACAGTGAAAGCAAGTCAAAAGTATT CACAAAAATTGGTTTAGCAAGTACTCGAGGCTCTCGTCCTCCTCGCAAACGTCGACGGAAAGAGATAGATTTGAGAGATTCTGGCTTCCACCACACATTTGTTATGCGCATGTTCGACCGCAGTGTAGACCTTGCCCAATTTGATGAAACATCTCCCTTGTATCCAATATGTCGTGCCTGGATGATTAACCAGCCACATAACTCCAGTCTCAATGTAAA ACAAGAACCCAGCAGCCCCAGCACGGAAATGTTTAACAGCACTGATGCCACCCATGATGGAGGAGACTTTGTCAGTGAAATCTTGTCTGATGGTCCCCCCAATGCTGCCCTCAGTAACAAGATGCCTCCTCCAGAACCCAGACCGATCAACATGCTGCAACGAGACCCAAGGATTCCTGATACACTTCCACACCCTCCCAATAGACTCAATGTCATAAAT GAGTGTGAAAATACGCCAACAGGTCTTCTATTAACTGAACACCTCAAGAGGTGGCGACAAATTCGTAACCTGTGGAGAAATTCTGCTAAAATTAATGACCAGCGTTACCAAGGTTCATACACCATCCTGAAGGCCATGTTTGACAG GGCTCATGAAGGATGA